The following coding sequences are from one Coffea arabica cultivar ET-39 chromosome 11e, Coffea Arabica ET-39 HiFi, whole genome shotgun sequence window:
- the LOC113718931 gene encoding probable disease resistance RPP8-like protein 2, which translates to MGGIGKTTLARKVYHHGRLKHYFKGFAWVCVSQQWQPKDLLQGILLKLIPEQRNLIMTSKQDELARLLQQHLRARRCLIVLDDIWSTDAWDCLKDAIPVSEHGTKILLTTRNRDVAAYVGPNGYHLQLRFLTEEESWELLRMKSLRESTGEGCADLAKMEELGKKMLKNCGGLPLAVVVLGGILRTKKSLREWNVVHENIKSYLARGEKIGKEGEVPKILAYSYYDLPWQLKPCFLYLGKFREDSDIAAESLYQMWIGEGMIFEKDRMGQESMMEVAEHYLEELAKRCMVEIKVHEGKHAVTRLKSCRLHDLMRDLCLIKAKEENLYNVVDQSTSLDSPPVIEAQYGLVLRLIPQDISEYNFPPKEQTKHLRSFLCDPLEDEWQYFSGVEMMSQVNNLKMLRVLSILFSDMASQDCFLKSPLGYVGSLIHLRCLKLRCADLNLPSSLGNLKYLETLDLSESFNCRIPNVLWKLGRLRYLYLPNFKNFQPKLRLNKHLEILDAFDNEFCYPKDICKLSNLRAFKARVYYNLEDLEQIVNHISDLDCMRISSLKIIGCNLAWIDSNNSNNNNRGLNVLLGVLFSRNIHELEIMGILCKKLPDYQSHMFPDPAGLTQLKLFNTQIEEDPMGTLEKLPNLRRLEFHLESFLGQEMICHSMGFPQLKHLWLEDLGDLKQWKVDEGAIPKLSSLRIEYCEKLEMIPEGLRYVTTLKEVSLAGMPEEFNNRVRIVNGKQGQDYHKISHVPSINIRSEWSS; encoded by the exons ATGGGAGGTATAGGCAAAACCACTCTTGCTAGAAAGGTATATCACcatggaagattgaagcattATTTTAAAGGTTTTGCTTGGGTTTGTGTGTCACAACAATGGCAACCAAAAGATCTCTTGCAAGGCATTCTACTCAAGCTTATTCCTGAACAAAGAAATCTGATTATGACGAGCAAACAAGATGAGCTAGCAAGGCTGCTTCAACAGCACTTGCGAGCTAGGAGGTGTTTGATAGTCCTTGACGACATTTGGTCAACAGATGCTTGGGATTGCCTAAAAGATGCAATCCCAGTTTCAGAGCATGGGACCAAAATTTTGCTCACAACTCGTAATAGAGACGTGGCAGCATATGTTGGTCCAAATGGATATCACCTTCAACTCCGTTTTTTGACCGAGGAAGAAAGTTGGGAGTTGCTACGAATGAAATCATTAAGGGAGAGTACCGGTGAAG GTTGTGCAGATTTGGCCAAGATGGAAGAGTTAggaaagaaaatgttgaaaaacTGTGGGGGTCTTCCATTGGCCGTGGTGGTCCTCGGTGGAATTCTTAGAACTAAAAAAAGCCTCAGAGAATGGAATGTGGTGCATGAGAATATCAAATCTTATCTGGCTAGGGgagaaaaaattggaaaagaaggAGAGGTGCCAAAGATTTTAGCTTATAGTTACTATGACCTCCCTTGGCAACTAAAACCATGCTTCCTTTACTTGGGTAAATTCAGGGAAGATTCTGACATTGCTGCAGAGAGTTTGTATCAGATGTGGATAGGAGAAGGTATGATATTTGAGAAAGATAGAATGGGGCAAGAATCAATGATGGAAGTTGCTGAGCACTACTTGGAAGAATTGGCCAAAAGATGCATGGTTGAGATTAAAGTGCATGAAGGGAAGCATGCAGTAACAAGGTTGAAGTCATGCCGGCTTCATGATCTTATGAGAGATCTATGCTTGATCAAGGCAAAAGAGGAGAATTTGTATAACGTGGTCGATCAAAGCACTTCACTAGATTCGCCTCCTGTAATTGAAGCACAATATGGTTTAGTCCTTCGTTTGATTCCACAGGATATCTCTGAGTACAACTTTCCACCAAAAGAACAAACTAAGCATCTTCGCTCATTCCTGTGTGATCCGTTGGAAGACGAATGGCAATATTTTTCAGGGGTGGAAATGATGTCCCAAGTCAACAATTTGAAGATGCTTAGAGTATTGTCAATTTTATTCTCCGATATGGCTTCTCAAGATTGTTTTCTCAAATCACCGCTGGGATATGTTGGTAGTCTTATCCATTTGAGATGTTTGAAATTGAGGTGTGCTGATTTAAACTTGCCATCTTCCTTGGGCAATTTAAAGTACTTGGAAACTCTAGATTTATCTGAAAGTTTTAATTGCAGAATACCGAATGTGCTATGGAAATTGGGGCGTTTAAGATACCTTTatcttccaaacttcaagaactttcaaccTAAGCTGCGGTTGAACAAGCATCTGGAGATACTTGACGCATTCGATAATGAATTTTGCTATCCTAAAGACATATGCAAATTATCAAATCTTAGAGCTTTCAAAGCAAGAGTGTATTACAATCTTGAGGACTTGGAACAGATCGTGAATCATATATCAGACTTGGACTGCATGCGCATCAGCTCACTTAAAATCATTGGCTGTAATTTGGCCTGGATAGACTCCAACAACTCGAACAACAACAACAGGGGCTTGAATGTTCTTTTAGGGGTGTTGTTTAGTAGGAATATTCATGAATTAGAGATCATGGGTATTTTGTGCAAGAAGTTGCCGGACTACCAATCCCATATGTTTCCTGATCCTGCAGGACTCACTCAATTAAAGCTGTTCAATACTCAGATTGAGGAAGACCCAATGGGAACACTTGAGAAGCTTCCTAACCTACGAAGACTTGAATTTCACTTAGAATCTTTTCTGGGGCAAGAAATGATTTGCCACTCAATGGGATTTCCCCAACTAAAACATCTCTGGCTTGAAGATTTGGGTGACTTAAAGCAGTGGAAAGTAGATGAAGGGGCCATACCTAAGCTCTCAAGTTTACGGATTGAGTATTGTGAAAAGTTGGAAATGATTCCAGAGGGGTTGAGATATGTAACTACCCTAAAAGAGGTTTCTCTTGCGGGAATGCCTGAAGAATTCAACAATAGAGTAAGGATAGTGAATGGTAAACAAGGACAAGATTATCATAAAATAAGCCATGTGCCTTCAATCAATATCCGCAG TGAATGGAGCAGTTGA